The following proteins are encoded in a genomic region of Sulfurimonas sp. HSL3-7:
- a CDS encoding ABC transporter permease, with the protein MKRFMNLRPSKATALFLGLLPFFILVLFYLVASDARLAENPNDKLLPSVSSFVEAADRMAFTPSKRTGEILFVEDTVSSLERLGLGVLISAVLALLMGIPLGLIPFVRAGLSPFVAAFSMVPPMAVLPILFIVIGMGEMAKVALIVIGVTPLIVRDLQQRVSEIPAEQLIKAQTLGASTWTIVVRVVLPQVLPRLFDAVRLTLGTAWIFLISAEAIAATEGLGYRIFLVRRYMSMDVILPYVAWITFLAFLFDYLLKKFTYKVFPWYDAGKERS; encoded by the coding sequence ATGAAACGATTTATGAACCTCAGGCCGTCCAAAGCTACGGCCCTTTTTCTGGGATTGCTACCGTTTTTCATTCTTGTTCTCTTCTACCTCGTTGCGTCCGACGCACGGTTGGCCGAGAACCCGAACGACAAGCTGCTTCCCTCTGTGTCAAGCTTCGTGGAGGCCGCCGACCGTATGGCCTTCACACCAAGCAAGCGTACGGGCGAGATCCTTTTTGTCGAAGACACGGTCTCCTCTCTCGAACGCCTGGGCCTTGGGGTTCTTATCAGTGCCGTTCTGGCACTGCTCATGGGGATCCCTCTGGGGCTCATCCCCTTTGTGCGTGCGGGGCTTTCGCCTTTCGTAGCGGCCTTTTCCATGGTGCCGCCTATGGCTGTTTTGCCCATCTTATTCATTGTCATCGGCATGGGTGAGATGGCTAAAGTAGCACTGATCGTCATCGGTGTTACCCCGTTGATCGTCCGCGATCTCCAGCAGCGTGTTTCGGAGATCCCTGCCGAACAGCTTATCAAAGCGCAGACCCTGGGTGCTTCAACCTGGACCATCGTCGTCCGCGTCGTCTTGCCGCAGGTCCTTCCGCGTCTCTTTGACGCGGTGCGCCTGACACTGGGAACGGCATGGATCTTCCTGATCTCTGCCGAAGCGATCGCGGCCACCGAAGGTCTGGGTTACCGGATCTTCCTGGTGCGCCGTTATATGTCGATGGATGTGATCCTGCCGTATGTGGCGTGGATCACCTTCCTCGCCTTCTTGTTCGACTACCTGCTCAAGAAGTTTACCTACAAGGTCTTCCCTTGGTATGATGCCGGAAAGGAGCGTTCATGA
- a CDS encoding ABC transporter ATP-binding protein, with the protein MSLVTIKHLWKEYAGNVVLENLSLNIEAGEFCTLVGPSGCGKTTFLKMLLGQENPSRGTFLLDGEPFPSEPGVDRGIVFQRYSVFEHLSVLNNVMLGMEFEESRILGKLFGKRRKEAKKRAMEMLEAVGLADSADKYPSALSGGMQQRLSIAQALVKKPKILLLDEPFGALDPGIRADMHALILDLWKKNNLTVVMVTHDLHEGFYLGTRLLVFDKVRHDPHAPNAYGARITYDIPVGDTRDAVLEEIDKTVKV; encoded by the coding sequence ATGAGCCTCGTTACTATAAAACACCTCTGGAAAGAGTATGCAGGCAACGTCGTCCTTGAGAACCTGTCGCTCAACATCGAAGCCGGTGAGTTCTGTACCCTTGTCGGTCCTTCCGGCTGCGGTAAGACCACCTTCTTGAAGATGCTGCTTGGACAGGAGAACCCTTCGCGCGGTACCTTCTTGCTTGACGGCGAGCCGTTTCCCAGCGAACCGGGCGTTGACCGCGGTATCGTCTTTCAGCGCTACTCGGTCTTTGAACACCTGAGTGTGCTTAACAACGTCATGCTCGGCATGGAGTTCGAAGAGTCCCGTATCCTGGGAAAACTCTTCGGAAAGAGACGCAAAGAGGCCAAAAAACGTGCCATGGAGATGCTCGAAGCGGTCGGTCTGGCCGATTCGGCGGACAAATACCCGAGCGCCCTTTCGGGCGGTATGCAACAGCGTCTCTCCATCGCCCAGGCCCTGGTCAAAAAACCGAAGATCCTGCTGCTCGACGAACCCTTCGGGGCACTCGATCCGGGAATCCGCGCCGACATGCACGCGCTGATCCTTGACTTGTGGAAGAAGAACAACCTCACTGTGGTCATGGTCACCCATGATCTCCATGAGGGCTTCTACCTGGGCACGCGTCTGCTGGTCTTTGACAAGGTCCGACACGACCCGCATGCACCGAATGCCTACGGCGCGCGCATCACTTACGACATCCCTGTCGGCGATACGCGTGACGCCGTACTTGAAGAGATCGATAAAACCGTGAAGGTTTAA
- a CDS encoding urea amidolyase associated protein UAAP1, with protein sequence MITTHKNLKTEDIILDEVLPGGARWSKVIKRGDKLRITTEDGLGSLSAMFYNADNTAERFNSADTVKIQYNAFFGKGRVLYSELGRVLFSITEDTTEGLFDAIAGISNPRIVKERFGEGDFEHIRNRYYKSDRENFLVELGKYGMGKRDMIPAINFFRKVDVKEGSRLELSSKRAQPGSYIELRAEMNVLLVLSNTPHVMEEGGYNPSDVQLTLHKAAPVTEDDLCVNFSPQSKRAFINNARYFA encoded by the coding sequence ATGATAACAACACATAAAAATTTGAAGACCGAAGATATTATTCTCGACGAAGTCCTTCCCGGCGGTGCCCGCTGGTCGAAGGTGATCAAACGCGGCGACAAGCTGCGTATCACGACCGAAGACGGCCTAGGCTCTCTTTCGGCCATGTTTTACAATGCCGACAATACGGCGGAGCGTTTCAACTCTGCCGACACAGTCAAGATCCAATACAACGCCTTTTTCGGCAAAGGAAGGGTGCTCTATTCGGAACTGGGCCGCGTGCTTTTTTCGATCACCGAAGATACGACAGAGGGGCTGTTTGATGCAATCGCAGGGATAAGCAACCCCCGTATTGTCAAAGAGCGTTTTGGTGAAGGCGACTTCGAGCATATCCGTAACCGTTACTACAAAAGCGACAGAGAGAACTTCCTGGTCGAACTGGGCAAATACGGCATGGGGAAACGTGACATGATCCCGGCTATCAACTTCTTTCGTAAAGTGGACGTTAAAGAGGGAAGCAGACTGGAACTTTCATCCAAACGCGCCCAGCCCGGAAGCTATATCGAACTGCGCGCCGAGATGAACGTACTTCTTGTACTCTCAAACACGCCGCATGTCATGGAAGAGGGCGGGTACAATCCGAGTGACGTTCAGCTGACACTCCATAAAGCAGCCCCGGTGACAGAGGATGACCTCTGCGTGAACTTCAGCCCACAATCGAAGCGTGCTTTCATCAACAACGCACGCTATTTTGCCTAA
- a CDS encoding urea amidolyase associated protein UAAP2, producing the protein MSRDISTASYNEKIAAGVPWSKVVKKGQTLRIIDLKGCQAVDTLFYNANDHEERYSANDTVREQGSIFVTTGTKLISTDDNVMMEITADTCGNHDTLGGHCSAESNTVRYSHDTKYMHSCRDNYLFEIGELEMDPRDLTNNINFFMNVPVEEDGHLAIVDGISKPGDYVDMKAEMDTLVLVSNCPQLNNPCNAYDPSPIQMVIWDD; encoded by the coding sequence ATGAGCAGAGATATTTCAACAGCAAGCTATAACGAAAAGATCGCGGCCGGCGTGCCGTGGTCGAAGGTGGTCAAGAAAGGCCAGACCCTCCGTATTATTGATCTTAAAGGGTGCCAGGCGGTCGATACGCTTTTTTACAATGCCAACGACCATGAAGAGCGTTACTCCGCCAATGACACGGTCAGAGAACAGGGAAGCATCTTCGTGACGACCGGTACGAAACTCATCTCCACCGATGACAATGTCATGATGGAGATCACCGCGGACACCTGCGGCAACCATGACACCCTGGGCGGTCACTGCAGCGCCGAAAGCAACACGGTACGCTATTCGCACGATACGAAATACATGCACAGCTGCCGTGACAACTACCTCTTTGAGATCGGTGAGCTGGAGATGGACCCGAGGGACCTGACCAACAACATCAACTTTTTCATGAACGTTCCGGTCGAAGAGGACGGCCACCTCGCCATCGTTGACGGTATCTCCAAACCGGGTGACTACGTCGACATGAAAGCGGAGATGGACACGCTGGTGCTGGTCTCCAACTGCCCGCAGTTGAACAACCCGTGCAACGCCTACGATCCGTCGCCTATTCAAATGGTTATCTGGGACGACTGA
- a CDS encoding fatty acid desaturase, whose product MKTAARLFRFDDALLPNLLAWGYMFSTYIFGFAAILADSFWLNAAGVLLLAHSMVIAAYFIHECAHESLFKSSRHNRLFGELLLWLTGTSYSDYRAVQRKHVRHHMDRADIVSFDFRTRLQAYPKTLKLIETLEWFYIPALEFMMHGLVLVLPFVKENRKQLRSRIVTVVILRIAFFAVLAGISLKVLLLYPIAYMLFLTVMRFMDVHQHTYDLYETLDQPSGDEVKQYDGAFEKRNTFSNLLSLKYPWLNLLVLNFSYHNVHHDKQIQPWYRLPALHKKLYGDNTTQVLSFANLLKSYHRYRVQRVINSDATDIDVHKGRDFIGVDGVSFLTAH is encoded by the coding sequence ATGAAAACGGCCGCCAGACTCTTTAGATTTGACGACGCCCTGCTTCCCAACCTTTTGGCGTGGGGCTATATGTTTTCAACCTACATCTTCGGGTTTGCGGCGATCCTTGCCGATTCGTTTTGGCTCAATGCCGCAGGCGTACTGCTGCTCGCGCACAGCATGGTAATAGCGGCCTACTTCATCCACGAATGCGCCCATGAGTCACTCTTTAAAAGCAGCCGCCACAACCGGCTTTTCGGCGAACTGCTGCTCTGGCTGACCGGGACTTCCTATAGCGACTACAGGGCCGTTCAGCGCAAACATGTGCGACACCATATGGACCGGGCCGACATCGTCTCGTTTGATTTCCGTACCCGTCTGCAGGCGTATCCGAAAACATTAAAGCTCATTGAGACACTGGAGTGGTTCTACATTCCGGCGTTGGAGTTCATGATGCATGGACTGGTACTCGTACTGCCGTTTGTGAAAGAGAACCGTAAACAGTTGCGTTCGCGTATCGTGACGGTTGTGATCCTGCGCATCGCCTTTTTTGCCGTGCTGGCCGGCATCTCGCTGAAGGTGCTGCTGCTCTATCCGATCGCCTACATGCTCTTTTTGACCGTGATGCGTTTTATGGATGTCCATCAGCACACCTACGATCTCTATGAGACCCTTGACCAGCCGAGCGGCGATGAAGTCAAACAGTATGACGGTGCCTTTGAAAAGCGCAACACCTTTTCCAATCTGCTTTCACTAAAGTACCCGTGGTTAAACCTTCTTGTACTGAACTTTTCGTATCACAATGTCCACCACGACAAGCAGATACAGCCCTGGTACCGTCTGCCGGCGCTCCATAAAAAGCTTTACGGCGACAATACAACACAGGTTCTCTCTTTTGCCAACCTGCTCAAAAGCTACCACCGTTACCGCGTGCAGCGGGTGATCAACTCGGATGCGACCGATATCGATGTCCATAAGGGCAGAGACTTCATCGGCGTCGACGGCGTCTCGTTCCTGACGGCGCATTAA
- a CDS encoding N-acyl homoserine lactonase family protein has translation MTQVKKFWPILTGTHRYEKTLSTRGHGEGIIITAPILSYLIETVHGRILYDAGCDYSKIVDDVKRRHFYEHEGFPFGPPTMEEEQRLPNRLAELGLKKEDVDVVFCGHLHFDHAGGVCEFCHAEVHVHERELEAAREPADEAYFKEDFDCPVNWRVYKGEYDLVPGVRAIESPGHTAGHMSMLIELPKGKPILLAGDAADLQENIDREIAPGLCWRDNEAMAIASIKKLKSLAKETGAELWPNHDIRFFESRNRFPKYFH, from the coding sequence ATGACACAGGTTAAAAAATTCTGGCCCATCCTCACCGGCACCCACCGCTATGAAAAAACGCTTTCTACAAGAGGCCACGGTGAAGGAATTATCATAACTGCTCCAATTTTAAGCTATTTGATTGAAACAGTCCATGGGAGAATATTGTATGATGCCGGATGTGACTACTCCAAGATCGTAGACGATGTCAAACGCCGACACTTTTACGAACACGAAGGCTTCCCTTTCGGGCCGCCGACAATGGAGGAGGAGCAGCGTCTTCCCAACCGCCTTGCCGAACTCGGCCTGAAAAAAGAGGACGTGGACGTGGTCTTCTGCGGCCACCTCCATTTCGACCACGCCGGCGGGGTGTGCGAATTCTGTCATGCCGAAGTGCATGTGCACGAACGTGAACTGGAAGCGGCAAGAGAACCGGCGGATGAGGCCTATTTCAAAGAGGACTTCGACTGTCCGGTCAACTGGCGTGTCTATAAGGGCGAGTATGACCTGGTACCCGGTGTCCGGGCTATCGAGAGCCCGGGCCATACGGCCGGGCACATGTCGATGCTGATCGAGCTTCCCAAAGGAAAACCGATCCTGCTTGCCGGCGATGCGGCAGACCTGCAGGAGAACATCGACCGGGAGATCGCTCCGGGACTCTGCTGGCGCGATAATGAAGCGATGGCCATAGCGAGCATCAAGAAGCTCAAAAGCCTCGCCAAGGAGACAGGAGCCGAACTCTGGCCCAACCATGACATAAGGTTCTTTGAAAGCCGAAACCGCTTTCCGAAGTACTTTCACTAG